AGAATCATTGTTTAAGTCACTGAAATCTGGGGCTGTAGCATTATCATTTTGGGAATCGTTGTTTATGTCATTAAAAGTTGGTGCTGTCCCAAAAGCAATCCGAGAATCATTATTTAAGTTGCTAGAGCTTAAGTCGGTATATGAGTCTATAGTAGAGCGAAGATTATGCGATAGACCATCATCATTTGTTTCTTCTGCAGCATCAGTCGCCACActtattattctattattaacTTGGTTGCAACTTAAGCAGCTCCTAATGTCCGCATTTGGATTGTCCACTTGGTAACCCAATAACGATATTATTATGAGTGAAAATACCATATAAACTGTGAAAAGATATTAACATATAtcaatttcttgttttttacatttttaagagAATTCAAGGACTTactatttacaaatattgCGAATACCAAGAATCCAATACTCAAATTGCGGTAATCAGTGCACACAAGTCGAATGACTAACAAAATTAACGTAGAACAAAACCAAAAGACTACATCAAACTTCTCCCATTTGCTGCTTCTTCCCGCAAAGAATAAGTTTATCAATATATTGAAGGAGTAGAGTCCAAACCATATTGCCAACATTCCGACTGAAAAACATAATTGTCTTTCATATGGTTATAGGTCAATCAAATATAGGTGTATATGGCTAACCGCCTATGTAATGATCCGACGCATTGATGATTTCTATTCCCAAGTAGATTATCGAGTAGCACGCATTAATTCGGGCTATTAAGCCTGCCCACATCTTAATGTTACAAGAGTCTTCAGCcattatcgataacaatgaATTGTTTTCTGTGAGTTtctgtttattaattaatagttcacttttcactttaaCTTTAGCTGACAGAATTGCGAAGCAGCCAACCTGAATGAGAGCTCTACGTAGACTGGTGTCAGAGCGTATTTTTGCTCAGTATCATGAGATAGTAGCAAATGAAATCATCAGAAGATACATACaaaatagagagagggagagcgaaaGAGCAAATAAGAGCTGCAAACTGTGTAAATAAATCGAGAACATAATGTGGAATCTATTCAGTTATCAAACGAATATTTGATTCAAACCTTTTCACGACTTTCGCATACCCttacagaaaatatattttttattttaaaacttgaTAAAAGTTTGAAAAGTAATTGGAAaagctgtctgtctgtccatcttTCCTATATCTCggaaattttaatatgtatatagagcCATATCGAACTGTAGAagatatttacaaaataattgtatatgaTAAAAAACGGCTGTGCAGTCTGTCCTTAGTTGCATTGATTGACATTGTGTTACACTTTGttctctgtggtatatttttaatttaatataatactaatatgACCAATATAGCCTacggtatattggtatattaaataatgatataaattaaataacaataatattaataaatgtgaACCGGATATTTCACAGTCCAGAACAATACATACAATACttacatttgcaattaaaaacttttgttcCTTCTCCAAAGAATATTGATAAATTCACATATATTGCAGGGAATTTACAATGTGCGAAATCACTCTTGACATTATCAAATGCGAATAGATTTAAAAAGCAGCCGCTTTTATCAAGCGTTCTACGTAGACTGGTGACTGACCTTTCTGTTGGTGAGTATCGAGAGAGCCtttgaaaaaaacacaagaatTTTGTAACTCCGAGAGCGAAAGAGCAAAAGAGCGGTACattagaaatgaaataaaagctATTGGGAGAAAAGTTAGAAGAgaaagaattaaattttgatagAAAGTTTTGCCAGAGCACGTGCActtgaatttgtttatatcaaaaacaaatagcaaCCAACTGAAGTTTATAGATCTTACTCtgacaaacaaaatgttacacaatgaaaatatatttttgcatattttcccaaaataaaatagagaCTTTGCAAAGCGATCGTATTGAAGTTGAAGCTTAAGACAGCAGAGTAAAAATTTGGTTAATTTTGGTGAGCGTATAACTGGTCAGCCCGTCAAGAGAGCGGTAGCGACAGATTAATTGAAAGAGAGGGCAAAGAGAGGACAATGGGAACAAAAACATGCTTTGGAACTTAttcacaataaacaaatttaaattttaaaaaatttctatatatgtatatatttattgataaaatagaatatttaaagctataaaaatatatataacattttttgaaattatttcttttgtaaCATCATATCTGTCACCTGAGGTTAGTTAATACACTCATGCTAGAGTGTCTGTCTGTTTTCTAGTAAATTATTCTTGATAAGTGGATTGAGGTAGTATTTGAGTATTGTCAAATAACTCgttataatttctttatc
This is a stretch of genomic DNA from Drosophila albomicans strain 15112-1751.03 chromosome 3, ASM965048v2, whole genome shotgun sequence. It encodes these proteins:
- the LOC117569838 gene encoding uncharacterized protein LOC117569838 isoform X1 — encoded protein: MAEDSCNIKMWAGLIARINACYSIIYLGIEIINASDHYIGVGMLAIWFGLYSFNILINLFFAGRSSKWEKFDVVFWFCSTLILLVIRLVCTDYRNLSIGFLVFAIFVNIYMVFSLIIISLLGYQVDNPNADIRSCLSCNQVNNRIISVATDAAEETNDDGLSHNLRSTIDSYTDLSSSNLNNDSRIAFGTAPTFNDINNDSQNDNATAPDFSDLNNDSQIMARSADANVSLNVNDPPPSYDYVMTHGNKKFYKCIM